The sequence CGCAGCAAAAGATCTCCAATCCGTGTCTTATTCTTCTCCTATTGAGCGTTCATCTACGACCCAAGCCACTGCCAAAAACATGGTTGTGGGATTTGATGATGATTTGAATTCAATCAAAGAAAGGTTATACGAGGATTCTGCTAAGCTTCTAATCATCCCAATTGTGGGGATGGGAGGAATCGGGAAGACGACTCTAGCCAGAAGAGCTTATGATGATTCAATACTTTCTCAATTCTTTGACAAATGCGCATGGATCACAGTGTCACAGGAGTATCAAAGGAGAGAGATTCTTTCAGGCCTTTTCAAGTCCATCAAGAATGAACAATCTGATAAGAGCGAAGCAGAACTGGCAAAATTGGTGTATCAAAATCTCTTGGGGAGGCGATATCTCATTGTCATTGATGATATGTGGAGTACCAAGGCTTGGGATGATTTGAAGATGATATTCCCAGATGAAAGCAATGGGAGTCGAATCTTGTTAACCACTAGGCTATTAGATGTGGCTTCTTATGCAGGATGTTCAGATACTCTGCTTCACCAAATGAGTTTGATAAATGAAGATCAAAGTTGGGAACTACTTCAACAAAGGGTTTTTGGACAACAATCTTGTCCTCTCCAACTGGTGGAAGTCGGAAAAAAGATTGCGAAAAATTGCGGTGGACTTCCACTCACCATCGTGGTGGTTGCAGGGCTACTCCTCTCTTCAGGCAACATGATGAGAGAACAATTGTGGGAAAATATTTCGGAAAATATAAGATCTAGAGAGCCTACAATTGCGCTTCAATGCTCAAAGATACTATGTTTTAGCTATGATCAGTTACCTCTTCGATTAAAACCATGTTTCCTCTACATTGCAGGTTTTCCGGAAGATTCTGAAATGGATGTTTCTCAGCTGATCAGGTTGTGGGATGCTGAGGGATTTCTGAAACCAAATGATGGGTTCAAATGCTTGGAAGATGTCGGGGAACGATATTTGGATGATCTTGTGAACAGAAGTTTGCTCTTTGTGATGGAGAAAAGTCCTGAAGGGAAACTCAAAAATGTAGGAATCCATGATATGTTGAGGGAGATTTGCATAACAAAAGCTGAAGAAGAAGAGTTTCTTCATCATGTGTCGTCCAAAGCGAATTCAAGAACAAAAGTCATATTGAATCCATATCGCCGCCTCAAAATTCATTGCACGAGGATTTTTCAAGAATGGGATATCCTAGACTCGAGAGTACGATCAATTCTACTTTTCGCTAAGATACATCTGGAGCCAAAATTAAGTCTACGTTCTAGGCACATTGGTGTCTTGGAGGCACCCGGCGTAATTTGGCAGAATTTTTCACATGTAGTCTCTATATTCGTCAATTTAAGGTACTTTGCTTTTGCCATAGGCTATGCATCGTGCCCCCAAGGATTGCCAATCTCACTATCAAAACATCCCAATCTCGAAACTATAGTTGTTCATTGTAGAATAAACTCAGATTGGGATGAAATTATATTACAAGTACCAAGTGAAATTTTAAAGATGCGGAAGTTAAGGCATCTCATCTGGGACAACCCTTTTCGTTTAAGACCCTATCAATATCATTCCCCTTATAACATTGGAATTGTTCGTGAAAGTTGTCTGCAAACAATCGAGACAGCGATTGATTTGATATTTGATGAAGAGATCATCAAAACACTTGTGAATCTGAAGAAACTTAAAGTCGAATATCACATGGAGAATCGTCATTGGGATGATTTCAATCTCGACAACCTTTTCCATTTAAAGAACCTGGAGGACTTAGAAATCTCCATGTACTTGCCTCTTCATGATCCCTCAAATTTATTGCCATGGAACCATGCTTTTCCAATGGGTCTAAAGAGGTTATCTCTACAAGGAGTCCCTTTTCCTTGGGAAAACATGGCCATAATTGGATCACTTCCGAATCTTCAAGTTCTCCAGATGATAAACATTAAAGTCACTGAATTTTCGGAGTGGACGATGAAGGAAGGCCAATTTCTTGAACTCAAGTACTTGCATTCTTCCTTGGATCATCTGGTGGAGTGGGAAATGGAAAAAGAGCACCTCCCGCGCCTCGAAAGCTTGATTCTTACGCGTGCGCAGATTAGTGAGATTCCCAGTAGCATAGGAGAAATAGATACGCTTCAATACATCGAGCTGCAGTACTGTGAAAAATCATTGGTGGACTCAGCCAAGCAAATTCAAAAGCTTCAACATGAAAATGGGAACGAAACTTTCCGTGTTCGTGTCATTGGTTACCGTGGATACGATGTTCTGTTTTGAACAATTATAATGCCCTCATTGGAAATAGTGTCTTGTAAGAATTTTTTGAGGTGAGCCTACAAtggaatttttttgttttgtaaaaTATCTTTGCGCCAATATCTCATTTCAAAGCAAAAAACTTTGGAGTtcattagtattttttttaaaaattttacaataTTCATGTCATTTGAACATCTAATACAAATAGGAAAAAAAAAGGTCTGTATTTACAAAGAGAGAAACAAATAAATCGATACCCTGTTCAGCACCTTAATTTGCTAATGCACTATTCGTACGTACGAGATGGTATTTAATGCCACCTACTTACGTAAAGCCGATGCATGCCACCCTTGTTATAGATTGGTTGTCTAATATATTTCCATACCATATATACAGTCGTTTACTTGTTTATGAATATTtactatgtttttttttttctctgaaTCATAATTCATTTTCACATTTTTCATATGCATGTACCAACAGTACTTTAGATATAACTATATTTTTGGTTAAGTTATACCAAAGACAAAGAAATATCTTTGCGCCAATAtctcatttcaaatcaaaaaaCTTTGGAGAtcattagtattttttttaaaaaatttacaatattcatGTTCATTTGAACATCTAAtgcaaatatatttatatatagttTGATTTCATGGATGTAATATATGAGAGATGAATAAAAGTATATTAAAAACATGATGAAATATGGATAAACAATACATATACATAAGcaatatgttgttttgtatgttgttaattttatataattattttgtttattactATATAATTTCTTAATTGTTATTTCTAATTTCTACTCATCCTCCATTAATATAATGCattgacaaatatttttcatctaACCCACATACAATTTCATATTCGGTCATGAGATGACATTGGactaacaaaaaataaaaaaaaatatgagatgaataaaaatttgtggaTAATCCCAATTTCATCCAATGTACCAAACGGTACCTTAGAGTTTGGTTTAACATAGCCTAAAATGAATTTTTGTATTTGTTTTCGGAAGATTTTTGTTTGATAGTTAATCAAAGAAAATAGTGCGAGGAGAATACAAACTCGTTTTATTGGAGGGAACTGAAGTTTTGTTTGAACAtgtactttaaaaatatttttaatatgttgtaatttgaaaaaaaaaacataaaatatgtgtttgaatAAAATTTTGGGAGCTGGAAGGGTGTGTGTGATATCCAAACAcgtattttaagtttttagccAGAatgggtgtgtatgctacatgTCTAAAATTACAAGGGTTACTAGCTCAAAAAAGTTTCATATTGGATTATCAGCAAATCCGAGATTTCATGGTGGTAATATATGTCATTTCccttaaaattttgtaaaattttttgaaaaatatttttaaattttttttctccaaATATAGTTGAAAAACACTTAAAAGATGTATTAGAAAACACTATGGAAACCCAACAATTTTTCCCCCAATAATTGCACTCCTTGCAATAAATGGGAATTGAATCCATGActtttgctctgataccaattgtaagACCGAACGCTAGCAGTTTTACGGAAACTTTTTTGACCGCGTTTGAACCTGCCCCGTCCGGAACGGATTTAGCATAGGGCATGGTTTAAGGGTGAATTAGTGTTCAGTCCCTAAATCAAAGTCAAATTAAGAATCAATATCTTgttagaaaaaaaattgtttgcaCTCCCTGGGCCCACATTATTTTTCTCGGATAAAATTGagtacaaaacattaaaaatatggtacaagtACATGATATTTGAACACTAATTATTCAAGATCGagtacaaaaaataatattttgagtataaaatctaaacatctttattaatgtgaacttgcaacatatgtttgagtactcaaaaatcatatatttgtatcatatctaacaCATTGGGTACTCCAATATCAGATAtgagtaccatattttcaatattttgtacTGATTTCCatccaaataaaataaatgtgttattaatattaatattttcttagtactcgaaaattatatatttatactagatctaacacatttgatactcaaaATCTCATATATTAGTAtcgtatttttaatattttgtaccAATTGTCATATAAAGAAAACAAATGTATCATTATATCAAtatttgtttacaaattttagtactcaaaaataataaattagtaccatatttttcatgttttgtaccGAATTTCATCCATAACAAAACATGTGGTCCCAAGGagtttaaacaaaatttttttctgACAGAAACTGATTACCAATTTAAATTTAGGATTGGAGACTGAATTATAAATTAACAATGGTTTAAACACGGCACATTGCCATCCCTAACCAAAATCGAACACCACGTGTTGCAAGTCCCAAGTGGCCATTTTCAcctttttgttgttttttaatTCATTATATAATcagtaaatatttttataaaattactatttatttgttattaatatgaaatttttttctcaaataatcaaacattgattttaaattttgattttgaccGGGTTTGTAAACACCCCGTCCGGACCGGATTTAGCATAGGGCAGTGTTTAAACACGATCCATTGTCTTCTCTAGCTATAATCAAACACCACACTTGCATGTTGCAGGTCCCCGGTGGGcattttcactttttttttgtttttttattaattatataattaattaaaattttataaaattattatttatttgttattaatATGAAATATTTGCTCAAATAATCAAccattgattttaattttcgaTTTTGATAACCAGCTAAAAAAATTACTAAGctgacaaaaataaaaaatttaataggtAAAAAATCTAAAAGATTAAATACATTTGTTTgtgataatttatatttataaaaattgattaacctaaataaacatattttgattaaaattttgatttaatatttctaTTAGGGAAGTGTTATTTATACTCCATTATTTGTTAATTACACTCCACTTTTAATTTTTGTCATAAAAATGGACTATACTATCCTTCCATTGATTGCTCTTCTTGTTTGGGTAAATTTTAAAGTAATTTTTCTtcctaaaataattaattatataggactttaataattcaaaaaataatttttattatttaattattccgtatttttaaatatagaacaataagaaaatattttttagtaatttaaaatattattcatcATAACGATTtttcattattaattatatttctaatttttggaataaatattttattattatgtttttcattatttattccataaatttaatttttttttactgcaACTTAAAAAGTCAGTTTAATTTTATTACAATATCTTATAAACGAGACATTATTAGTTTATTATCAATAAAATATAAGTTATCAAATTTTTAGTTAATATATTTGTGGTAAAAATTCTTCtataccaaaaataaaatagcaaaatatttattttaatacatCTATATTAAATGAATgagttaaaaaataatacatctATTAAATGAATATAGTTTAAATAATATCTTTATATCATCATAAATATGTTCTTAATAACTAGATTATACACTGACAAAAATAttctgaaataataaaatattttatcttgtaatatatataaatttaaatcttatcCCAAGAATTGATTCAAATTTTGGTAAAACAAAATTTTGTAAACCCcgttattttttgtattttataaaaaaattactaaaattttgtataccttataaaattttgaataaaacatgaataatttaattttaagatcaacaaaatttttttatgtttttttataatttattaaaaccatgaatttttttttgagatattaaaattttagagGTTGACAAATAAAATGATATAACTTGAGGTGGTTTTTAATGATAAATATagattttataatataaaaaaagtaATATTAAGGGTAGTTTTGTCCATATAAAACTTAAATACATAAGATGAAGTGTTATTAGCATtttttggagtgtaaataacacttCACTTTCTATTAACATTGTGAAAAATCAAATCGGATTAATCGAGTTaatcgggttcgggttcgggttcaACAATTTCAAGATGATTCAGATTCGGCTCTAATCATGGTTGAagaatatttttagtttttcgCGTCAAATCGACCCGGACGTATATATCTAAATGAACTCCTTTATCTCTATACCAATTCAAACGAATTACAATAAATCAATTACTGTGctaacaaattttttaattaaaaatagaatttgCGTAAAAAATAtaggataaaataaatttaatgaaaatatgtttatttaggttaaccaatattttttataaataaaatcaatgACAAGCAAATTGGGGTCAAATCCCTCATATATTAGGAGATCATTATTATGGAGTCGTGATTTAATTCGAAAAGGGTTATGTTGGCGCGTGGGAAATGGTCAGAATATATTGGCCAAATCGGACCCATGGATTACAGGATTACACGGTTTTAAAAGCTGCTCTTTTCAGTCTATAGAAACGGATTTTATAGTGGCAAATTTGATTACACCGACGGGGGTTTGGAACGAGAACTATGTGCGACAGGTGTTTCCTATTCATGAAGCGGAAGAAATTCTTAACATCAATCTCAACCGAAGAGGAAATGATGATGTCCGAGTTTGGATGGGTACTAAAAAtggaaataaattattaaaagtgGTTATCTTTGGAAAACAAGCCGTTTGACTCCACCACCTTTTCAATCGAGGCTAACCGATTTTTCTTGGTGAAATTCTGTTTGGAAGCTTCATTTACCTCCTAAAATTCGAATTTTCTTATGGCGAGCCTCTAAGAATCTGATACCTACTGCTGGAAATCTTATGTGGCACCATGTCCCGATTGATGGTATGTGTCCTTTATGCAAATTTCACTTTGCTTCAACAAGTCATTGTTTGTTGTTTTTCTCTCATATAAAAAAAGCTTGGAAAAATACTGCTTTTTGGTTTCATTTGAAGTCTCATCGCGCAACATCGTTCTTTGAGTGTGTgagtatttataaaaaaattgtgaAGCAGGGGGATTTCGAAGTTTTTGTTATGATTGCCTGGGCTTTATGGTCTCTAATTTGCAAGTTTCTATATGATGGCCCAGTAAAGTTTTTTGAAGCTGATATTAGTTGGGTTTATAATTTTCTGGAAAGTTATCACACTTGCAATAGCCTATCTGTTGTTCCAGCTGTTTTGGATGGGATTTCTATGTCCGATCATTGGCGGCCTCCGATTTCAAATACTTTCAGATTGGATATTGGATGTAGATGCATGTTATAATTTGAGAAATAATAGATTCAGTGTGGGAGCTGTGGTGAGAGATGAATTTGGAATGGTTAGAGGGGCTGCTGCCAAATGCATAAGGAACCCAGGGTCAATTAAAGGGGCAGAACTAGTTGCAATCAGATTTGGCATAGATTTGTGTTTGCGATTAGGATTGGAGAAAGTATGTATTTTTTCAGATTCCTCGGAAGCTGTGCAAGAAATCAAATTCCCAGACGATGATCGGAGTTCAGAAGGCGTGGTTGCTTTGGAAGTACATTCAATGCTTGAGCCCCCTCAATTTAATTCATTACAGCATATGCGACGCTCGGCCAACAAAGTTGCTCATCTTCTTGCTCATAAAGTTTTATCTAATTCTTCGAGCTTTGATTGGGTATATGGTACACTACCGGTTTGGCTTTATGATGTTGTAACTCAAGACCTACTATCTTAATGTTCATGTTTTTTCTCTTAAAAAAAAACCACATTCGGACCTTCTTCATGGTAGTCCCCATGTGGTATACAAGTGTACAATTAATGGTAATGGCTGGCATAAAACTCCATTACAACCAATCAAAATTATCGAATCCACTATAGAGATTTCAATCATGTTTTCCATAATTCACATTGCAAAGTGCAATGTAAGTAATCACATAATTTACCATAGTTAATGATAATTTATTCGaaaataatgattaattaatgGTAAAAATGCTTCCAGTTGTCTCCCACAagcaaataaataaacaaagaataaattatttaattaattaaagaattaCTCAAGCAGTCAACTATGAGACGAGCTTAGAGTTTCAAGAAAATGTGTCTTTCCCGTATCCTCCTTTTCCCCTGCATATTATATTTGGTGTAGCTCCCATGGCTGCTACTTATGATGCGCTTCTTGCTCTTGCTCGATCTTTGAGAGATATTTTGGATCTTGAAAAACATGTCGATCCTTTTCACAAAGAAAAAATTGTTTATATCCTTGAGAAAGTTGATTTTATGGTCACTTTCATTGAAGATTATTCAGATAAGCATCATGGAACACTTGATTTTGTGGAATATGGGATCAGAAATGCAGCATATGAAGATCAAGATTTCATGGATTCGTATTATTGTTCTGTATCAACTACAGATCATGCCGATGGGAGTTCTTCTTCAGAGGCTAATGGCGACGAGAACTTGGATCGAGACTTAACCATGGCATCTCGTTACAATAATCTTTCTTCGGTTGATACAATTGTTTCATTTAATAAGTCCCTGCAATTCAATTTAAAAGTCTCAAAGATAAAATTTCAGTAAATGAGAATTCAGTTACGTCGTGACATGAGATATTATGTTATATCTTCGAATGAATAATAAAGAAACTTATGTATGACGAAATTCTCAATCCTTTAAATTTAACCTATTTT comes from Henckelia pumila isolate YLH828 chromosome 4, ASM3356847v2, whole genome shotgun sequence and encodes:
- the LOC140864319 gene encoding putative late blight resistance protein homolog R1A-3, with the translated sequence MCVSHFYLAPMAAYAALLALARSLQDILELKQYVDLFHREKIIYLSGIVDFIVTFLEDYSDEHSGAVDWLGNEIRKAAYEAQDFMDSYYCLALTTDNWKFSADKVNLDRDLTMAFERIGFIWEKTMKMKNSDAAKDLQSVSYSSPIERSSTTQATAKNMVVGFDDDLNSIKERLYEDSAKLLIIPIVGMGGIGKTTLARRAYDDSILSQFFDKCAWITVSQEYQRREILSGLFKSIKNEQSDKSEAELAKLVYQNLLGRRYLIVIDDMWSTKAWDDLKMIFPDESNGSRILLTTRLLDVASYAGCSDTLLHQMSLINEDQSWELLQQRVFGQQSCPLQLVEVGKKIAKNCGGLPLTIVVVAGLLLSSGNMMREQLWENISENIRSREPTIALQCSKILCFSYDQLPLRLKPCFLYIAGFPEDSEMDVSQLIRLWDAEGFLKPNDGFKCLEDVGERYLDDLVNRSLLFVMEKSPEGKLKNVGIHDMLREICITKAEEEEFLHHVSSKANSRTKVILNPYRRLKIHCTRIFQEWDILDSRVRSILLFAKIHLEPKLSLRSRHIGVLEAPGVIWQNFSHVVSIFVNLRYFAFAIGYASCPQGLPISLSKHPNLETIVVHCRINSDWDEIILQVPSEILKMRKLRHLIWDNPFRLRPYQYHSPYNIGIVRESCLQTIETAIDLIFDEEIIKTLVNLKKLKVEYHMENRHWDDFNLDNLFHLKNLEDLEISMYLPLHDPSNLLPWNHAFPMGLKRLSLQGVPFPWENMAIIGSLPNLQVLQMINIKVTEFSEWTMKEGQFLELKYLHSSLDHLVEWEMEKEHLPRLESLILTRAQISEIPSSIGEIDTLQYIELQYCEKSLVDSAKQIQKLQHENGNETFRVRVIGYRGYDVLF